The following nucleotide sequence is from Solanum dulcamara chromosome 7, daSolDulc1.2, whole genome shotgun sequence.
CCTATTGAGATTTGAAGTatctatacatatatacatgttatccGTGCTCTGAGTTTGCTGTGGGACTGGGTCACAAAGAGGTTTGATTGCTATAGTTGCATAAATCAGATATGTATGCTCTTTCAGTGTCAAATTTGTTATTCCTTCTATCTTCAAACTTGAGCAGGTACGCAGGCTAAGAATACAGCAAAGGATAAAGAGTGCTGAGCTTGGGATACTAACAGAGGCACAAGAAAATGAGCTTCCTAATTTCCCATCATTTATTCCCTTTTTGCCTCCTCTTGTAAGCACTCTTAGCTGTTGCAAATTGTTTATGTAGTGGTCAGCAACTTATAATAACCTAATGTCCCAGTTAATATAAAGTAAGGAGAttctttccttttattttgTTCAGGTCTGTGTGGATTTTCATGAACTTTCTACCTCtccttcccccccccccccccccatttttGGTTGGTCGCACTGCAGGCTACTCAGTATTTAACtgaaaatttatgtttttattgcAGACATCAGAAAATCTTAAGCAATATTATGCTACTTGTTTATCCCTCATTGCCGGATTTATGCTTTTTGGTGGACTTCTAGCACCCAGTGtaagtttttcttttaacatttttacttttcttattattgttttcaTTTGGCCAATTGACTTAAGATGAAACTCTGATTAATTTCTGAGGAGTTCTTAGATGCGAACAATCAGTTCAAACTCCTATATATGCCTTATGGAGCCTACTACTTTTACCATCTAAAGTGTGTTCATACTGCTGCAGTTGGAGCTAAAGTTGGGATTAGGAGGCACATCATATGCTGATTTTATCCGCAGCATGCATCTACCAATGCAACTGAGGTATGTCTATGATATTGTATGTTTACTTAGCGAAGAAGTATATTCACTTCTCTACCACACCCAACAATGGCTTCATAACATTTAGGCTCACCAAAACAAAGGTCCAAAACTATAGGTAAAACAATTATGTTCTCACTGCTAGTAATCCGTAAAGGCATCTTTTATTGAATGTAGGTCACTAAAATGTAGAACATAGGATGCTAAAATGACAATCTAAAGGGTGCTTATGTGTGTGCAAAACTATGTCATAGTATTCTTGTTGGTTTAGTAGACAAGACAACATACCTACTTAATATGCGCAATTAAATTactcaaattcttgatcattaTTTTAACAAATGTGCTGCCCTTTTCACAACTACAGTTACTCTACAACGACTTTTTTGTTTTAGTAATGAGTTATAATTAGTGCATGAAGATAATTCATGGTAGAGTTTGTTTGTGAAACTTTTTTGAAAATCTTCAAATGACACATGCTTGTTAGGTTTTCCAAAATTAACTGTACAATGAAGAAtgagaaaggggcattttcttaTGGGAAAagttcttaaaaaataataaatcttcaaaaaCTGCAGCCATCCAAACATGTTTGCACAAACATTTTCTTCCAAAACCTTTTCAAAAAACTTTTTCCGGAAATTTTCCAAACAAATCTCTCAAGGAGCACATTAAATGCTTCTCAATTTTGGGTGTGTAATTTACTTATTGTTGAGACATTCATCTTATGTTGTAAGAAGTCAGAAGTTCTCCACGATCTCTTCTATACAAGTCGCCTAtgcaaagggaaaaaaaaaagcaaagcAAAAGAAAGATAAGTTgcattctttgaaaatcattctCCAACACTGGACACAAATAGAAAATGGATTGACTAATTATGCAATATCTGCAGCTTCTTCttccttcaattttttcttctactGTATGTTGAGGGAGTAAATACATAAGATCTTAAAGATCAGCAATATTAGGAGCAAAGCAAATGCAGGACTAAACTTAAGGGATCCATTTTTAGCCATTACTAGAGAAGAGTAGTATGAAGAGAAACTACAGCGAGAAAACCTGTATGTTCATTGCTCACAAGTTCTTATTTATGTTGGATAGATGTGGAACGTGATGACACTTGCTAATCACTTTTGAAACTGAAAGTGATATAAAGCCAATGAAGCCATCATTATAAAGTAttattaaaatttcaattttggggttatatatcatatacttgaAAGATCTAATTCTTTGATAGGGTGATGCTTTGTGTGTGTATGTGGTTGCAACAATTTCATAGTATGTTAATGTACTTTGCAGTCAGGTTGATCCAATTGTGGCATCATTCTCTGGGGGTGCAGTTGGGGTGATCTCTGCTTTGATGGTTGTTGAAATCAATAATGTGAAACAGCAGGAGCACAAGAGATGCAAGTACTGTCTTGGAACAGGTGTGTAATCtgttaataattcaaaatttaaaagtctATCGGTTCAAGCTatttaaatagtttgacaataTATTATAGAATTCTTTTAGCAACATCTTTTTCATGTTTTCTGTGGACTACCTCTCAAAAGTGCTTCACTTCTTCAAATAGTTCAGCCATCACAGAAGGTCCCTGCAACTAATTAGGAGGCTTTCTTTGTTTAAATTATTGGATTCTGGAaggaattttctttttttccttttcttgaatGGGACAAATATTTTGTAGAAATAGCATTCCAACTGGCGAGCAATTGGAATGCAGGTGAATTTTATGATGGTTGCTAAATGTATATGCAGGATATCTTGCTTGTGCTCGATGTTCCAACACTGGAGCTCTTGTTCTTATCGAGCCTGTTTCAACAATTTATGGAGCGGACAAGCCTCTGTCACCGCCCAAAACAGAGAGGTGTCCCAACTGTTCAGGTTCAGGAAAGGTGAGTGTATTGTTCAAATTTGTTGGCTTCAAATTGTCCACTCTGTGCACTTGCAGTGAATAAATTACACTGGATAAATTGAACATCTCTTTCCTGACCAATGTTCAAGCGATGTGGCCTTCTGATGGAGTAGCCTGAATGATTAAACACTGTGATCTGAGAGGGGGTAAGGGATATGGGACACGTAAACTTAACATTTGGTGTGACTGTCGAGTTAGATTAAAAATTAGACCTGGTTAAGGTTTggtttcttttcttatttcatcAGCACTCATGTTTCTGTGCCtctaaaaatggaaaaaaaggtGCACGGGAATTGGGGGTGGGAGGGGGAGTGAGTATAAAGAGAGGAGAGGAACCTACTGATTGACTTCTACATTTGCCACTCAAAACCAAAGCTACTCATGGCTCGCCCTTGGTGGACAATGGAAACATATTCCGTAGCCATTAGTGATTTGAGGGTTTCTTTAATTAGTTCGAATAATAAGAATTTtgctttatttaatataaatataataaaaagaagTCCATTGGACATAGAAGGCTTAGAATATTCTACTAACAAGAGAACGTTATCTTGTAGATAAGTACTTGCATCATCACATAGCATTCTGCATTTTTTTGTTGTATGTATGTATCATTTTTTGGCTTCAGTGACGAAATTAAGTTGAGCTTCTATCTTTGGCAGGTCATGTGCCCTACGTGTCTTTGTACTGGGATGGCTATGGCAAGTGAACACGACCCACGAATTGATCCCTTTGATTAAACAGATCATAGATTTAATATGTAAAGTTTAGATGAAGCATCACCGCTAAATGAACAAACACCTATTTAATACAAGTCAGTTTAAACTTTAAACTAGTATGAGAAAATCTTGGTCATCATTATAAGTAATGCAGAACCTCTAAATACATGATTCGCGGGCATCTCCAATAATCTGGAATttgtaaatttatatatatatatatatttagtatcTTCCAGATCTAACAAGCTAGCAGAAGCAATGAAGCTTCAATTTGTGAAGCGATGCTTAGCGGAGGCAACTTTATCTACCACTGTTAAATGCTACTCAGTCTTTGGACACGTTACACCTAAACCCAATGTGCAATGTGAAATAACAGCGTCTACACCATGTACAAAATTATAAATAGTATAACACCGAAACCTGTCAGAGAGAAGAGACTTCATAATACCCATATGCATGAACCTTGTTTTCCCTGACAACCTGCTTAGGCACTGACGATGCTGACATTAAGGAGTTTTTGCATCAAGCCTCAAATCTCTTACAAGGATTTATATTCTTCAATCAACCGTGATGCATGGAGACGGGATGTAGGAACCGTAGTGCATCCTAGACTCTGAAGATATGCAATCTGCCACAAGGGTACCAAGTAAATGAATAAGACACCCTGAGCCCCAAGACCATGGCCTAACTTAAAGCCTTACAGGCAATACTACTGTGTCCGTGTCTACTGATTATTGTTAAAATTTGTGACCATTGTCCACCAAAGCAAGTGAAAGGAACACCACTAAGGAAATCCTAGACCCCTCAAGCCTATGTATTATAAACCACTGAAGAGTACAAAGGGATGGTAGGTATGACCAAGACATTAGAAGATAGGACATGTTGCAACTAAGTACTCTATTTAGTTTACCAAACAAAAAAAGTACTCTatatactccctctattccatattaactgaatttctaaAGCTTTTTTCATTGTTCAGAATAGTGgaattgttcaaaattcaagagaaatgtttaaatctttttccatgtttaccattttaattaatgaagttttgtaattttctagAAGTCAAACTAcactacttacaaagttatactccaataagggactatttatatttatgatttcacatttcATCATCTTTATGAGGCTGATTAAACAAAAGGGTAATAGAGGAAAATATGGTTCAAATTTTGTCtttgaatgtttttcttaatatatgtgCATTACCCtagaaattcaattaatatggaatagagggagtaatAGTTAGCAACGATACTCAAAACTGTTCCCACTTTATGTGAAGCATACTTCCGGATGTATTGGACTGTCCACGTCTGCTCACTAAGTTTGAAGAGCACACACAAAATTGATTACAGGTTTCAGATATTACGTACATcagtttatatttttgaaaatgcgTTATAGTTGGTTAAACTAACAATTCTGACAATATCCCTGTAAAGGCAGACAGTACAAAACAAAAGAAGATGAGGAATTACAAAGCCTGCATACCTGTTTTGGAGTTGGTTCTGATGTACCCATTGCATTTTCAATCCGTAGTTTTTGAAAGTACTCCTACAAGGGAAAAGGTGTGATTAGCAAGTAAAGAATAATAATCTTTTTTTGGGAAACAACATGAAACGCACATAAGCTTTCTCCGTCTTCTTATTCTTTTGTGTACAGAGAATAGGAAAGGGAAAGGGAAAGGGATGGATTGCCGTTAAAGTCATCCATCTGCAGTGTGCTTATGAAATCTGTAAAGCTCTgtgatttttaataattattctGGACTAATTACATGCTTAATGACGTAACTAAAGTAACCCCGAGTTGTGTGTGGACCATATGAGGGCAGTGAACAAATTGGTACAAGTTGGAATGTGTTTGAAATGGAAATAGTATCCAAATGTTGAAGTGAAATGGAAAAGAACCAAGGCAAGTCCCAGGCCGCCTCATGCCAGCACTAACATCACGAGGAGGCTGGGAAGGAGCCCAGGATGCCTCACCGAAGGCCTTACGCTGCAAGAGTGCTAGCAAGGGAGGCCTCAGAAAAATGGCTGAGGCAGAATACTTCTGGCAGTAGGCGCATGATGTCTCTTGCAACGTGATTTCCCTTTCCAAATTCCTGGGCTATAATAAGCTGAGTATGGGGAGCGAGAGTAATTCTGAGATATTGAATTAGGAATTTTCTCTAGAAGAGGGATCTGAAGCAAGGGGGATTTTCTACCAGTTTAAAGTGAGTATCCAAGgatgtttttatgataatttcGCTCCATAATCACAAGTATTAACACTATTATAACTTGGAAATTACTAGAATCTCCTCAAATCTTCAAAGTTGTTGAGAACACCCACAAATTGGATTTTCAAGATTTAGGGTGTGTTTGCTATGGAGGAAAACTCTTTTCCAATTTCCATGTTTGGTTGGTCAAAATgttttggaaaacattttctctAGGAAAATAAGTTCCTTAAATTttacaattgatcaaataataaaaatataaggtGGTCAAGCATATAAGATGGTAATAATTTCTACTGTTTTTCAGAGCAATTCTCGAACTTAACTACTGTTTTTCATATTAGCAGTATCATGACAATTTATGAATTAATGTGCAAACATGGTCATCATGAATTTATGCCCTCGGGCATGGTCTTTCACTTGTTCATGTATGTGATAAAATTTGCATGAGAACTAAAGGAGATTGAGTTTAAGCTGATACCTGTTTCTCTCTCATTAGGTAAGCACGCTTCTCAGCGGGAATTTTCTCCCAGTTCAACACCTAACCGGACAAGAAATATTTGATGGAGATGCTAACTTACATTGGGGTTCTTAGAATAAATTAATACTTAATGTACTTAAGAAACTGCGTATCGTGATGCTAACTTACAGATTCAGCATAATGTAAAGCTTCCTCACAAGTTAATGAGGACTTTAAGGCACGTAAAACATCCtggaaaatcaacaaaaaacaTGTGAGCACATTGAACGTGGAAATAAATTTCAGAAAGATTAAGAGGTAaaatttgatcataaatattctttttaaCTAGTAATGCCGCATCAGGTCACAAAAAATACGCATACTTCACTTCCTGAACGCCTATCCCAATTCATTATTTTTGATGTTGGGCTCCCTATCTTATATTGTCCACACTCCAGATGTCCCAGGGCGTGCAGGGGAGTGTTGAGTATCTCAAATCGGTGGGATAGGGTCATTTGGTCTCCTTATATGGTCTTTGGACAATCCTCCCCTCACGAGCTAGCTTTAGAGGTAGAGTTAAGCCCAAGGTCCGTTTCATTATCACCCTTAAGGTGGAAGATACTAAGATTCACAGACAGCTGTTTTGTTGTATGGTGTTGATTAATTGTCTCAGTTACTGCAATAACTAGTCAAACAGAAGTTGCTGGATTTTCTCCAGTTTTTTAGCTATCTTCGGTAGTTCAACTTAGTTGTTGTTTTGTAGGAGTTAGCTGctattttaaatagtttaatTAATCATGGGATCATGTGCAAAGTAGTTGCTGAAATATAGGCTCTCGTTGTTGCATTTTTCCTGTATTTAAACACCATTTCAGTTAAATGAAAAATCATCTTTCCAGCgaatctttcttttcttcttcttgactTTATTTTCTGTTTCTAGATTTGAAGTTAAACTTATAAACTCcaacaaaagtggtatcagagcactctTCTTGAGGGACCTGTAATTGAGGGAAGCTCATTTTccttattcctttttttcttatatGGATTCAGAAACTCCTTTCACTGCACTAGCACCATCTGTCTTCAAAGGTGAAGGCTATCATGTCTGGGCAGCGAGAATGGAGGCAAATGACCTGTGGGAAGCTGTTGAGGAGGACTACGAAGTTCCTCCCTTGCCTGCAAATCCAACTATGGCACAGATAAGGAATCACAAGGAgaagaaaacatgaaaatcaaaGGCTAGAGCGACTTTATTTGCTGCAGTCTCATCTGAAATCTTTGTTAGGATTATGACAATGAAATCAGCATTTGAGGTCTGGAATTTCCTAAAGAAAGAATATGAAGGAGATGAACGGATAAAAGGAATGCATATTCTCAACCTGATAAGAGAACTTGAACTTCAGAAGATGAAGGATTCAGAGACAGTCAGAGTATTCTGACAGATTACTCAACATTGCCAACAATGTAAGATTACTTGGCTCTGAATTTCCTGATTCTAGATTGGTTCAAAAAATTCTTGTAACAGTCCCCGAAAGGTTTGAAGCAACTATTTCCTCGCTGGAAATTCTAAGGATATGTCAACAATTAGTTTGGCAGAACTATTGAATTCTTTACAGACACAAGAACAAAGAAGACTTATGAGGTTTGAAGGATCTTTTGAGGGTGCACTACCAGCAAAAGTTCAATCAAACCAGGGAgacaaaggaaagaagaagtgAAACAAGGAAAATTCAAGTTTTCATTCTCCTTGGGTAAATAGGGGAACAAAACATGATTTTCCTCCTTGCAAACATTGAggaaagatgggtcatccaCCATTCAAATGCTGGAGAAGGCCAGACCAGCAGTGTGAGAAATGTCAAAAGATGGGACATCATCAAAAGATTTGCAAGAACAACACTCAACAAAATAATGCTGCACAGGTAGCAAATCAGCAAGATGAGGAGCAACTCTTTGTAGCAACCTGTTTTGCAACTAGCAGCTCAAGTGACAAGTGGCTTATTGACAGTGATTGCACAAACCACATGACATTTGATCGTGATCTCTTCAAGGAGTTGGATACTTCAGTAATTTCCAAAGTAAAAGTTGGCAATGGGGAGTATATTTCTGCTGAAGGCAAAGGTACTGTGGAAATTAAAATCGCTTCAGGTACAAAACTAATCAAAGACGTGTATTTTGTACCTAATATAAGTCATAGTCTGTTAAGTGTTGGCCAGATGCTTGAGAATGGTTTCAAACTTCTCTTTGAAATCAATTATTGTCAAATCAAAGATGAAGATGGCAAAAATTTATTCAAAGTAATGATGAAGGGAAAGAGCTTCACATTGGATCCTTTAATGCATGAGCAAAAAGCTTATGCTGCAACTAAGATCAATGCAGAAGTTTGGCACAAAAGACTTGGGCATTTCAATCATGATGCTGTAATGAACCTACAGAAGAAAGATCTAGTTCGAGGTCTGCCTAACCTTGAAGTTGAAATACCAGATTGCAAAACTTGCCGATTTGGCAAGCAAAGAAGGGTTCCTTTCAACAAAGCAACTTGGAGAGCTACTGAAAAGCTAAAGTTAATCCACACAAATCTGGCTGGTCCTCAAAGAACTCCGTCACTCAAAAGGAGTAAGCATTATATAGTTTTCATTGATGACTATACGAGAATGTATTGGATTTACTTTCTCAGGTTCAAGTCAGAGGTTGCCACTATCTTCTGGAAATTCAAGCAGTGGATCGAAACTCAAAGCGGCTATAAGATTCAATCTTTAAGGACCAATAATGGCAAGGAGTACATATCTGATCAGTGCAATATATTTTATGAAGAAGCCGGAATTGAACACCAGCTCACTGCTCCATAtacaccacaacaaaatggagttaGTGAGAGGAAGAATCGTACCATAATGGAGATGGCTAGTTGTTTGTTGTACGAGAAGTGTTTGCCAAAAGAGTACTGGGCAGAAGCTGCACGTACCTCAGTCTTTCTACTCAACAGGCTTCCAACAAAAGCATTAGAAGGAAAGACGCCACTTGAAGTATGGTATGGCTACaaacctttttttaaaaatctcagTGTTTGGATGCCTGTGATTTACTTATGTGCCACAGACTAAAGAGATGAGTTAGATAAAAGGGCAGAAGCTGGAATATTTGTGGGTTACAACACTTTTTCTAAGGCTTACAGGGTTTTCCAACCTCATACAAGGAAAATCCTGATAAGCAGAGATGCACATTTCATGGAAGATGAACAATGGAACTGGAAAGAAGCAAACCAACATTCATTCCTGACCAAAGTACAATGTTCCAGCTGAAAAAAGATGAATTGGTGGATGATGTCCCGGTAAGAGGCACAAGATCTCTCTCTGATATCTATCAGAGATGCAATATTGTTGTTCTTGAGCCAATGAATTTTTGGGAAGCAGAAAAAGATCCTAAATGGAGAGCTGCAATGAAGGAGCAACTCACCATGATTGAGAAGAATCAGACCTAGAAACTTGTGAAAAGACCTGAAGATAGGAAACTTGAATGCAGATGGCTCTATCAACAAGCACAAAGCCAGACTTGTGGTAAAGAGGTAGGCTCAAATTTTTGGTAttgatttttctgatacatttgCTCCTGTTGCTAGATTAGAAACCATCAGTATATTGTTGGCTATAGCTGCACAGAAGGGTTGGAAAGTGTTTCAGTTGAACATTAAATCTGCATTCTTGAATGGCT
It contains:
- the LOC129895571 gene encoding protein ORANGE-GREEN, chloroplastic; this translates as MNLVSDFSLSREMLCAGRILYLSPFPTSSFLLHGNSRNRITCRSMASDADAYSYATSIDSESSDKNAAGFCIIEGPETVEDFAKMELQEIRDNIRSRRNKIFLHMEEVRRLRIQQRIKSAELGILTEAQENELPNFPSFIPFLPPLTSENLKQYYATCLSLIAGFMLFGGLLAPSLELKLGLGGTSYADFIRSMHLPMQLSQVDPIVASFSGGAVGVISALMVVEINNVKQQEHKRCKYCLGTGYLACARCSNTGALVLIEPVSTIYGADKPLSPPKTERCPNCSGSGKVMCPTCLCTGMAMASEHDPRIDPFD